TTTGTACGGGAAGGGCCCCGTCGACGACCGACCGTCGACGGGGCCCTTCTTCATGTCCGCGTCCGGCGCGGGCCCGGTCCGGCCGCCTCCCCGGCGCCCGGACCGCCACGTCCTACTGCTTCGGGCCGTCCGGCGACCGGTCCGCGCGCTCGCCGCCACGATCGGCCGCGTCCCCTGCCACGGGCGCGTCCGCGGGGACGGGCGGCTCCTTCGGCGGCAGGGCCGAGAGAGCGGTCGCGCCGTGCGGCCCCGGCCCCTGGAGCGCGACCGGGTCCTGCCCGTACGAACGCAGGTAGCCGACCACTGTGTTGGTCACCGCGACCAGGGGCACGGCGACGACCGCACCGCCGATGCCCGCGATCATGCCGCCCGCCGCGACCGACAGCACCACGGCCAGCGGATGGACGCGGACGGCACGGCCCAGGATGAACGGCTGCAGGATGTGGCCCTCGATCTGCTGCACGGCGAGGACGACGATCAGCACCATCAGGGCGGTGAACACGCCCTGGGTGACGAGTGCGACGACCACGGCGAGGGCGCCGGACACCACGGCGCCGACCAGCGGGATGAAGGCGAAGAGGAAGATGAAGACGGCGAGCGGGACCGCCATCGGCACGTCGAGGAAGTAGATCCCGAGCCCGATGAAGATCGCGTCGATCAGGGCGACGATCACTGTGCCCCGCACATAGGCGGTCAGCGTCCGCCAGGCGCGCGGCCCGGCGCCGGCGACACCCGGCCGGGCCTGCGAGGGCACCAGCTTGAGCACCCACTGCCAGATCCGCTTGCCGTCGTACAGCAGGAAGAGCGTCGAGAACATCGCCAGCAGCAGGCCGGTGAGGACCTCGACCATCACGGTCACGCCCTGGAGCCCGGCGGAGGTGATCTCCTCGGTGTTGGTGCCGATGGTGTCGCTGAGGTTCTTCGCGATGTCGTTGATCTGCGACTCGGTGACATGGAACGG
The DNA window shown above is from Streptomyces sp. Alt3 and carries:
- a CDS encoding AI-2E family transporter, which gives rise to MSKLPGWLGRLGAELTEIGARLEERRAEDERRADENAVSVSSSTLSTVAAEQVPRPPAYAPSVAARPDPVSAIPWGMRVAAEAGWRLLVLAGTLWILMRVISAIQLVVLAFVAALLVTALLQPTVVRLRRLGLPRGLATAVTAVLGFVIMGLVGWFVVWQVMDNLDTLSDRVRDGIDELKRWLLDSPFHVTESQINDIAKNLSDTIGTNTEEITSAGLQGVTVMVEVLTGLLLAMFSTLFLLYDGKRIWQWVLKLVPSQARPGVAGAGPRAWRTLTAYVRGTVIVALIDAIFIGLGIYFLDVPMAVPLAVFIFLFAFIPLVGAVVSGALAVVVALVTQGVFTALMVLIVVLAVQQIEGHILQPFILGRAVRVHPLAVVLSVAAGGMIAGIGGAVVAVPLVAVTNTVVGYLRSYGQDPVALQGPGPHGATALSALPPKEPPVPADAPVAGDAADRGGERADRSPDGPKQ